One genomic window of Halobellus limi includes the following:
- a CDS encoding HAL/PAL/TAL family ammonia-lyase has protein sequence MITVNGSLTIQDVVAVARNEERVKLASKAVDRMANSRKAVDDIVNSDDRRVYGVNTGYGELNDKEISPEMMTQHEENVIRSNITIGDPLETDVVRATMLVRANAFAVGRSGVRPVVAERLLELLNAGIHPIVRSQGNTEDYGYSSAVGRALIGEGEVTYKDETMSAGEALSKEGIDTLSLQPREGLALMSGTSYTPGRLALLVKDVRRLVEAADVAGALSFSLVGKEPGAFSSRIGEVRPYEGFKESASIIREVTGIDATNRRQTSQDPLSLRCMPQVHGSLREFLSTAESLIRTELQSATDNPLIFPDGAVFSCGNFNAQHLSTAADSLAQSVTKVGRISERRAGLLVEGNGDLPSALTDNVGIGQGMVRAHYSAASLAAEASTVDTASTQIADVPMGKEDIQGLGALAVNNLASVVETVTYIIAIELLFIIRAHKMLQKQRDTDSTIPRDFLAELDRDTVEPDNECIHAIAERILDGTLHRVRDNSNKV, from the coding sequence ATGATTACCGTAAACGGCAGTCTGACAATCCAAGACGTAGTTGCAGTAGCGCGTAATGAGGAACGGGTCAAATTAGCCTCCAAAGCAGTGGATCGGATGGCTAATTCTCGTAAGGCGGTTGACGATATCGTCAACTCGGATGACCGACGAGTGTACGGAGTGAATACGGGATACGGTGAGCTGAACGATAAAGAGATCTCACCGGAAATGATGACCCAGCATGAAGAAAACGTCATCAGATCCAACATCACAATCGGAGATCCGCTAGAAACTGACGTAGTTCGGGCAACAATGCTTGTCCGGGCAAACGCGTTTGCAGTGGGTCGATCTGGTGTCCGTCCAGTCGTTGCGGAACGGTTATTGGAATTATTGAACGCCGGAATCCATCCCATAGTTAGATCTCAAGGGAATACCGAAGATTACGGGTATTCGTCGGCGGTTGGTCGGGCTCTGATCGGTGAAGGTGAAGTGACGTACAAAGACGAGACAATGTCTGCAGGTGAGGCTCTATCCAAGGAGGGAATTGACACCTTGTCTCTCCAGCCTAGAGAGGGACTTGCTTTGATGAGCGGGACTTCCTATACTCCCGGCCGGCTCGCACTACTGGTCAAGGATGTCAGAAGACTAGTAGAAGCTGCCGATGTCGCAGGTGCACTTTCGTTTTCGCTCGTCGGAAAAGAACCGGGAGCATTCTCTAGTCGAATTGGTGAGGTTCGTCCTTACGAGGGGTTCAAAGAAAGTGCTAGCATCATTAGAGAAGTAACTGGTATTGATGCGACTAATCGCCGGCAGACCTCACAAGACCCCCTCTCACTCCGCTGTATGCCACAGGTCCACGGGTCTCTCCGCGAATTCTTGTCGACTGCCGAGTCATTGATTAGAACTGAACTTCAGAGTGCAACTGATAACCCCCTTATTTTCCCAGATGGTGCGGTTTTCTCTTGCGGGAATTTCAACGCCCAACACCTATCGACGGCCGCTGACTCGTTAGCGCAATCTGTCACGAAAGTCGGTCGAATCAGTGAACGGAGGGCTGGATTGCTTGTCGAAGGTAACGGAGATCTGCCGTCGGCACTAACCGACAACGTTGGTATTGGTCAGGGAATGGTACGAGCTCATTACTCTGCTGCATCACTGGCGGCAGAGGCATCGACAGTAGATACGGCGAGCACTCAAATCGCTGACGTACCAATGGGGAAGGAAGACATTCAGGGTTTAGGTGCATTAGCAGTCAATAATTTGGCTTCTGTCGTCGAAACTGTAACGTATATAATAGCAATTGAATTATTATTTATTATCCGAGCTCATAAAATGTTGCAGAAACAAAGAGATACAGACTCAACAATTCCAAGGGACTTCTTAGCAGAACTCGATAGAGACACAGTCGAACCCGACAATGAGTGTATTCACGCTATTGCAGAAAGAATCTTAGACGGAACACTACACCGAGTGAGAGATAATTCAAACAAAGTCTAA
- a CDS encoding tyrosine-type recombinase/integrase, with product MAGRELKPLAPQEALDWYLEHRVDDLRTATRRKHASALGTFIDWTEEVDVDNMNDISGRTLMKFKTWRKNNTGLNTLSLNGNLAILSVFLQFCEDIDAVHADLSERVPMPNVPPNEEVNEFVPESDEVEGIRSYFRRFEYASRQHVEFELIAEIGLRMGAVRAIDFDDFDPENRVIHLRHRPESREEYGTPLKNGSDGERIVNISDGLRAFIDDYIEYTRHEVVDKYGRKPLFTTPSGRPSTTTIRRDFYKMTRPCGYSNDCPHDRELSDCDATQNSSAAKCPSSFSTHPMRKWSIMHQLDEGVPKELLSDRVDVSVPVLDKHYDQRTEERKSRRRREALEANLTQYAMTDGGSPVNEDTKE from the coding sequence ATGGCTGGCAGAGAACTGAAACCGCTCGCGCCGCAGGAAGCCCTCGATTGGTATCTCGAACACCGAGTGGACGACCTGCGAACCGCGACCCGACGAAAGCACGCCTCGGCTCTCGGTACGTTCATCGACTGGACGGAAGAGGTCGATGTCGATAATATGAACGACATCAGCGGTCGAACGCTGATGAAATTCAAAACTTGGCGGAAGAACAATACGGGGTTGAATACGCTCAGTCTCAACGGGAACCTCGCCATCCTAAGTGTCTTCCTCCAGTTCTGTGAGGATATCGATGCGGTCCACGCCGACCTTTCAGAGCGCGTTCCGATGCCGAACGTACCACCGAACGAGGAAGTCAACGAGTTCGTCCCTGAGAGTGATGAAGTAGAGGGGATTCGATCCTACTTCCGTCGATTCGAGTACGCATCGAGGCAGCACGTTGAGTTCGAGTTAATCGCTGAGATCGGTCTTCGTATGGGTGCCGTGCGTGCTATCGATTTCGACGATTTCGATCCTGAAAACCGAGTGATTCACCTCCGCCACCGTCCGGAAAGCCGTGAAGAGTACGGAACGCCGCTCAAGAACGGTTCCGATGGTGAACGGATCGTCAACATCTCCGACGGACTACGGGCCTTTATTGACGACTACATCGAGTACACACGGCACGAAGTCGTCGACAAATACGGTCGTAAGCCCCTATTCACAACGCCTTCTGGTCGCCCTTCGACAACAACCATACGACGTGATTTCTACAAAATGACTCGACCGTGTGGTTACTCGAACGACTGTCCGCACGATAGAGAGCTGTCTGACTGTGATGCAACGCAAAATTCGAGCGCAGCAAAGTGTCCATCGAGTTTTAGCACTCATCCGATGCGCAAGTGGTCGATTATGCACCAGTTGGATGAGGGTGTACCGAAAGAATTGCTGAGTGACCGAGTCGACGTCTCGGTTCCCGTGCTTGACAAGCACTACGACCAGCGAACTGAGGAACGGAAGTCACGCCGTCGACGGGAAGCTCTCGAAGCTAACCTCACCCAGTATGCTATGACGGACGGTGGGTCCCCTGTGAATGAAGATACCAAAGAATAG
- a CDS encoding DUF5797 family protein produces the protein MSYNEDTGRFQFGPDLKANIEEKLSDLPDEAYDRLLDLVRLEPTSNSKLKNQWNMASGSEVHQYLESELNPFYYRGDNSYIRVTKEAKDFVRQNSGLNQYVTEESGSSEDVSENIRNRDLLMDLVTVAQSLGHLPDEKEIEANSSYSSDRFRNEFGGLFEACQEAGIVPDSVTKDDYTAVTENKKEQEASQAEDRESEYSTSDPSAAELVEELQWVNQNIETVPSPSDMNELGIFTGPKYQDQFGSWDEALDAAGIDKGEMLLQDMDRVAGEVAKDLTQSEMNEYGRHSSTMIARYFGGWTEAKERLQEWRKEKENDSSEEFDNMVNDRLDDILG, from the coding sequence ATGAGTTATAATGAAGATACGGGACGATTCCAATTTGGACCCGATCTGAAGGCCAATATCGAAGAGAAGCTTAGCGATCTCCCCGATGAGGCATATGATCGGCTGTTAGATCTTGTCCGTCTTGAGCCTACCAGTAACTCTAAGCTGAAGAATCAGTGGAATATGGCTTCGGGAAGCGAGGTCCACCAGTACCTGGAATCAGAACTGAATCCATTCTACTACAGGGGTGATAATAGCTACATCCGCGTGACAAAAGAGGCGAAAGATTTTGTCCGTCAAAATAGTGGTCTAAACCAGTACGTGACAGAAGAGTCAGGCAGCTCCGAGGATGTGTCAGAAAACATCCGCAACCGAGACCTCTTGATGGATCTGGTTACGGTAGCACAGAGCCTTGGCCATCTACCGGACGAAAAAGAAATTGAGGCTAATTCTAGCTACTCTTCTGACCGATTTCGTAATGAGTTTGGAGGCTTGTTTGAGGCTTGCCAGGAGGCAGGTATCGTTCCGGATTCAGTGACGAAGGACGACTATACGGCGGTAACAGAGAATAAAAAGGAGCAGGAGGCATCGCAAGCAGAAGACAGAGAATCGGAATATTCCACAAGTGATCCCTCGGCGGCGGAGCTGGTTGAGGAGTTACAATGGGTCAATCAAAATATTGAGACAGTTCCGTCTCCTAGTGATATGAACGAGTTGGGTATTTTTACTGGTCCTAAATATCAGGATCAGTTCGGGTCTTGGGATGAGGCACTTGATGCTGCGGGAATTGATAAGGGAGAAATGTTGCTACAGGATATGGATCGTGTAGCTGGCGAGGTCGCCAAAGACTTGACCCAGTCAGAAATGAATGAATACGGACGACACAGCTCAACGATGATAGCCCGTTACTTTGGGGGGTGGACTGAAGCTAAGGAGAGACTTCAAGAGTGGCGAAAAGAGAAGGAAAACGATTCATCGGAGGAATTTGATAATATGGTCAACGACCGTTTGGACGATATCCTGGGATAG
- a CDS encoding AAA family ATPase, with protein MKVQKAIIKNFMPFYKEVTVDLQTSSDSPLILMGAKNDRGKTAFFTAMRFCLYGFEGGNAEKSEKRRQAINRKAAKEGLGEASVTLEFTHNQNVYEIERVIEFDQVDDPDQRDWNSCYVNVKKPSVSEGKETVIDQAPNEDPAKKYNRFINGILPESASDFFFFDGEELDRYAGSYNDSEADVREAIETVLGIREIQNAIHDLRDDGKDYYQDEWKDKAEDVEELQGLSEDISSVKSDIEAKKTEKDSAETELRQKEKRRSQIEDDLAEASGVAGKQDRVNEIKEEIEGTDQEDGLQDKLDEKRGERRELHSRLGPLMIGIGAKHTIDNYDVSIVSGMEDTIEYLIGRDNCLCGADIDEEAEETLEHTLEQLRNDEMSTISELQGFASDHLECLTSGDYPENLNVNQAKSEYVSIQEDIESLKEDITALKDEKESLEDDIEKATVTAKEAESLRDMKETLDEEIGGLKTTIDTLEDDISELEEEKRELEQTVNSMEAADEEEQRYRTLMKLSDECADAWEEIRDKYVETQRESVEKHASKIFQELTNKNDVYEGLTISKDYELDVKTISGNRDIEEQNPSKGARQIIAYSFIAGLNKFTAREAPVVIDTPIGRLDPEHKENLIDYFPNFRDQVIILYQPGELDKEDIEQMGDNISSHLEIHQRKDDPESSEISPIESETELKRVLAK; from the coding sequence ATGAAAGTTCAGAAAGCGATTATCAAGAACTTTATGCCCTTCTACAAGGAGGTCACCGTCGACCTCCAAACCAGCAGTGACTCTCCTCTAATCCTTATGGGAGCGAAAAACGACCGAGGGAAGACTGCGTTTTTCACTGCGATGCGTTTCTGCCTTTACGGATTCGAGGGCGGTAACGCAGAGAAATCAGAGAAACGCCGGCAAGCAATCAACCGGAAAGCCGCAAAAGAAGGATTAGGAGAAGCCAGCGTCACTCTCGAATTCACCCATAACCAGAACGTCTACGAAATTGAGCGGGTTATCGAGTTCGACCAAGTCGATGACCCTGATCAGCGGGATTGGAACTCCTGCTACGTCAACGTCAAAAAGCCCAGCGTCAGCGAAGGCAAGGAAACAGTAATCGATCAGGCACCGAACGAAGACCCTGCCAAGAAGTACAACCGGTTCATCAATGGCATCCTCCCAGAAAGCGCCTCAGATTTCTTCTTCTTCGACGGCGAGGAACTCGACCGATACGCCGGATCCTACAATGACTCCGAAGCCGATGTCCGAGAAGCAATTGAAACTGTTCTCGGGATTCGGGAGATTCAGAACGCGATTCACGACCTCAGGGATGATGGGAAGGACTACTACCAGGATGAATGGAAGGACAAAGCAGAGGACGTAGAGGAACTGCAAGGCCTTTCAGAGGATATCAGTAGCGTCAAGAGCGACATCGAGGCGAAGAAGACCGAGAAGGACTCAGCCGAAACCGAACTTCGCCAGAAGGAGAAACGCCGCAGTCAAATCGAAGATGATCTTGCAGAAGCCTCTGGTGTAGCCGGCAAACAGGATCGAGTTAACGAAATCAAAGAAGAAATCGAAGGCACCGATCAAGAAGACGGGCTACAGGACAAACTGGACGAGAAACGTGGGGAACGCCGTGAACTCCACTCCCGTCTCGGCCCACTAATGATCGGTATCGGTGCAAAACACACCATCGATAACTACGATGTCTCCATCGTCTCCGGGATGGAAGATACCATTGAGTACCTTATTGGCCGGGACAACTGCCTCTGCGGAGCCGATATCGATGAAGAAGCCGAGGAGACCTTAGAACACACTCTTGAACAGCTGCGGAACGACGAGATGAGTACCATCTCCGAACTCCAAGGATTCGCCTCAGACCACCTTGAGTGTCTCACCTCTGGCGACTACCCAGAGAACCTGAACGTCAACCAGGCTAAGAGCGAGTACGTCTCCATTCAAGAGGATATCGAGAGCCTGAAAGAGGATATCACCGCCCTCAAAGACGAAAAAGAATCTCTGGAAGACGATATCGAGAAAGCAACCGTCACTGCCAAAGAAGCTGAATCTCTGCGAGACATGAAGGAGACTCTCGACGAAGAGATCGGCGGTCTGAAGACCACAATCGATACCCTGGAAGACGATATCAGCGAGCTTGAGGAAGAGAAGCGAGAATTGGAACAGACAGTCAACTCGATGGAAGCCGCCGACGAAGAGGAACAGCGCTACCGCACCCTGATGAAACTCTCCGACGAGTGCGCTGATGCCTGGGAAGAAATTCGGGACAAATACGTTGAAACCCAACGTGAAAGCGTCGAAAAACACGCCTCCAAAATCTTCCAAGAACTCACCAACAAAAACGACGTCTACGAAGGTCTTACCATTAGCAAAGACTACGAACTCGACGTTAAGACAATCTCCGGCAACCGAGACATCGAAGAACAGAACCCCAGCAAAGGCGCTCGTCAGATTATTGCCTACTCCTTCATAGCTGGACTCAACAAGTTCACTGCTCGGGAAGCACCGGTCGTCATCGACACGCCAATCGGCAGGCTCGACCCAGAACACAAAGAGAACCTGATCGACTACTTCCCCAACTTCCGTGACCAAGTTATCATCCTCTACCAGCCCGGGGAACTTGATAAAGAGGATATCGAGCAAATGGGCGACAACATCTCCAGCCACCTAGAGATCCACCAGCGAAAAGACGACCCCGAATCCTCTGAAATTAGCCCTATTGAATCAGAAACCGAGCTCAAGCGGGTGCTTGCCAAATGA
- a CDS encoding DNA modification system-associated small protein, which yields MSTDEEEIDPEIEKLIAEQADERNIPEGLLKEIYVLEKEMVTMDRRAGLPSELRQILENYVDNGWSMED from the coding sequence ATGAGTACTGACGAAGAGGAAATCGACCCAGAGATTGAGAAACTAATCGCTGAACAGGCCGACGAGCGGAATATCCCTGAGGGTTTACTGAAAGAGATCTACGTCCTCGAAAAAGAAATGGTGACGATGGACCGGAGGGCGGGGCTTCCATCGGAATTAAGACAGATACTAGAGAACTACGTCGACAACGGGTGGAGTATGGAGGATTAG
- a CDS encoding DEAD/DEAH box helicase family protein, with protein MGDGTTSEQTEEEKQGLRVLSLQNSYRSGNDDILNDFYIPCLRNANQYDRAAGYFDSKSLVLAAQGISKLVLNDGKMRLIVSPRLKPEDIEVLEQASEPETDLDENEVIENALHRGLSTEQFEDYLKRDRFKCLAWMLEEEMLEIRIAYMTDADDLNPFSHYHEKLGVFSDDHGNQVAFFGSINETELAWTDNFESFDVYTNWWPGLDMRTSEKRESFNKLWNNEESRVTVKELPDAVESGLKEHSPETVDGRPDLELFNKEDTGESEEEEIPLWEHQEQSIDEWIANDYHGIFALATGTGKTRAAIAAANLDADNRVTLVVVPTTTLLNQWKEDIEELIEDSEILVCSGETDWRQEMLGLVNPYRTESTDVIHDRPKQFILTTIHTAVGDAFRSFLRGVPPNRLQIVADEVHRYGADTFSQLFEIDAGRRIGLSATPERRFDDAGNRKIMNYFDDIIFRFETAEAIENNYLSSYDYYPIICDLNEEEYERYKSYSQRIGQVTSELNSNNPSKSVQKLREKQERLSRDRAKILKKAENKPHRFGRFLETYHPTPAIIFCEDNQQVDQIKDQLNRKKGEDSYAVFVSDMDDDKKASAFHQFNNGMVDYLLAINCLDEGVDVPDCPTAIIIASSSNERQFIQRRGRVLRKSEDKSKASVYDMITLPGLIAEQGNNMAREFVKKELHRSRVLMDSADNQEKIRQMLREQLEPYGLGHLALI; from the coding sequence ATGGGTGACGGAACAACTTCTGAGCAGACCGAGGAAGAAAAACAAGGTCTTAGAGTTCTTTCCCTCCAAAACAGCTATCGGTCGGGTAACGACGATATCCTGAACGATTTCTACATCCCCTGCCTTAGAAATGCGAACCAATACGACCGGGCAGCTGGCTACTTTGACAGCAAATCACTAGTCCTCGCAGCTCAGGGGATATCCAAACTGGTTCTGAACGATGGTAAAATGCGGCTGATCGTCAGCCCTCGTCTCAAACCCGAAGACATCGAAGTACTGGAGCAAGCCTCAGAACCAGAAACCGATCTCGACGAGAACGAAGTCATAGAGAACGCCCTCCACCGAGGGCTTTCAACTGAACAATTCGAGGACTACCTGAAACGGGATCGTTTCAAATGCCTCGCCTGGATGCTCGAAGAAGAGATGCTGGAAATCCGTATTGCCTATATGACCGATGCGGATGATCTCAACCCGTTCAGCCACTACCACGAGAAATTGGGAGTTTTTTCAGACGACCACGGTAACCAGGTGGCCTTCTTTGGTTCCATCAACGAGACCGAATTAGCTTGGACAGACAACTTCGAGTCCTTCGACGTCTACACCAACTGGTGGCCTGGCCTCGACATGCGGACCTCCGAGAAACGGGAATCCTTCAACAAACTTTGGAACAACGAGGAATCCCGAGTAACCGTCAAAGAGCTACCTGACGCAGTAGAATCTGGGCTGAAAGAACACAGTCCAGAAACCGTCGATGGTCGTCCAGACCTCGAGCTGTTCAACAAGGAGGACACCGGGGAAAGCGAAGAAGAGGAAATCCCGCTCTGGGAACACCAGGAACAATCCATAGACGAATGGATCGCAAACGACTATCACGGTATCTTCGCATTAGCGACTGGGACTGGAAAGACCCGAGCTGCAATAGCGGCCGCCAATCTCGATGCCGACAATAGAGTAACTCTGGTCGTTGTCCCCACAACCACTCTACTCAATCAATGGAAAGAGGACATCGAAGAGTTGATCGAAGATTCCGAAATCCTCGTCTGCAGCGGAGAAACGGACTGGCGACAAGAGATGCTTGGCCTGGTCAATCCATACCGAACCGAAAGCACGGATGTAATCCACGACCGGCCTAAGCAGTTCATTCTAACGACAATCCACACAGCAGTCGGAGACGCATTCCGAAGCTTCCTCCGCGGAGTCCCCCCCAACCGCCTGCAAATAGTCGCTGACGAAGTCCACCGATACGGAGCAGACACCTTCAGCCAACTCTTCGAAATAGACGCAGGACGACGTATCGGCCTCTCCGCGACTCCTGAACGCAGATTCGACGACGCAGGCAACCGGAAGATTATGAACTACTTTGACGATATCATCTTCCGGTTCGAAACCGCCGAAGCCATCGAGAACAACTACCTATCCAGCTACGACTACTACCCCATAATCTGCGATCTCAACGAGGAAGAATACGAGAGATACAAAAGCTACAGCCAGCGAATCGGCCAAGTCACCAGCGAACTAAACAGCAACAACCCGAGTAAGTCGGTTCAAAAACTTAGGGAGAAACAAGAACGACTCTCCAGAGATAGGGCCAAGATTCTGAAGAAAGCAGAGAACAAGCCTCACCGATTCGGTCGCTTCCTTGAGACATACCATCCCACCCCTGCCATCATCTTCTGCGAGGACAATCAGCAGGTTGACCAAATCAAAGACCAGCTGAACCGGAAGAAGGGCGAGGACTCCTACGCAGTGTTCGTCTCCGATATGGACGATGACAAGAAAGCCAGTGCCTTCCACCAGTTCAATAATGGGATGGTAGACTACCTGCTGGCAATTAACTGCCTGGATGAAGGGGTAGATGTACCCGATTGTCCGACAGCGATTATCATCGCCAGTTCAAGTAATGAGAGACAATTCATTCAACGACGGGGACGTGTTCTTCGAAAAAGTGAAGATAAATCGAAAGCATCGGTCTATGATATGATCACGTTGCCTGGCCTCATCGCAGAGCAGGGTAACAACATGGCCAGGGAATTTGTGAAGAAGGAACTCCATCGAAGTCGAGTTCTTATGGACTCTGCCGACAATCAAGAAAAGATCCGACAGATGCTTAGAGAACAACTTGAGCCGTACGGACTGGGGCATCTAGCACTAATATGA
- a CDS encoding cysteine desulfurase family protein, giving the protein MTPALDDAVYLDHHATTPVDERVAEEMTPYLTENFGNPASDDHLYGAKAKEGVEQAREQISEVLNCRKEEIIFTSGATESDNLATKGVADYAERKDKGNHIITGETEHEAVLEACEVLEERGFDVTYLPVDENGLINPDDVEEAIRDDTLLISIMAANNEIGTIAPLKEIGKVAKDNEVFFHTDAVQAVGYVPIDVEEMGIDLMSISAHKIYGPKGIGALYVRRRNPKVKLDPLIHGGGHERGWRSGTLNVPSIVGLGKAVQLADKEMDERRQHVDELTSYMWDRFNSKLDDVVLNGHPEKRIPNNLNVSFLGVENKALVQNLQPELAVSAGSACTTGKVEASHVLQAIGGDEERWHSAVRFGLGKDNTKEEIEHATDQVIQSVSRLRKLQIS; this is encoded by the coding sequence ATGACTCCGGCTCTTGACGACGCGGTGTACCTCGATCATCACGCCACTACACCGGTAGATGAGCGGGTAGCCGAAGAGATGACGCCGTACCTCACGGAGAACTTCGGAAACCCAGCCAGCGACGATCATCTCTACGGAGCCAAAGCAAAGGAAGGCGTCGAACAGGCCAGGGAACAGATCTCGGAGGTGCTCAACTGTCGAAAGGAAGAAATCATCTTCACAAGCGGCGCAACAGAGTCCGACAACTTAGCTACCAAGGGCGTCGCTGACTACGCTGAGAGAAAAGACAAAGGCAACCACATCATCACCGGAGAAACCGAGCACGAAGCTGTTCTCGAAGCCTGTGAGGTGTTAGAAGAACGTGGCTTCGACGTTACCTACCTCCCCGTCGACGAAAACGGACTGATCAACCCTGATGACGTGGAAGAGGCCATCCGAGACGATACACTCCTGATCTCGATAATGGCCGCCAACAACGAGATCGGAACTATCGCACCTCTCAAAGAAATCGGGAAAGTCGCCAAAGACAACGAGGTCTTCTTCCACACTGACGCAGTCCAAGCAGTGGGCTACGTCCCCATCGACGTCGAAGAGATGGGGATTGACCTGATGTCGATCTCTGCCCACAAGATCTACGGACCAAAAGGCATCGGAGCTCTCTATGTCCGCCGACGCAACCCCAAAGTCAAACTCGACCCACTCATCCACGGCGGTGGCCACGAACGAGGCTGGCGCTCCGGCACCCTGAATGTCCCCTCCATTGTCGGACTTGGGAAGGCTGTACAGCTGGCCGACAAAGAGATGGATGAACGCCGTCAGCACGTCGACGAACTCACGTCCTATATGTGGGACCGCTTCAACAGCAAACTCGACGATGTCGTGCTCAACGGCCACCCGGAGAAGCGGATCCCCAACAACCTGAACGTCAGCTTCCTCGGCGTCGAAAACAAAGCTCTCGTTCAGAATCTACAACCAGAGCTAGCCGTCTCAGCCGGCTCAGCCTGTACAACCGGCAAGGTCGAAGCCTCACACGTACTCCAAGCCATAGGCGGCGACGAAGAACGCTGGCACTCAGCAGTCCGGTTCGGCCTTGGGAAAGACAACACCAAGGAAGAAATCGAGCACGCCACAGATCAGGTTATTCAGAGCGTCTCCCGCCTGCGGAAGCTACAAATAAGCTGA
- the dndE gene encoding DNA sulfur modification protein DndE: MSKEFNRIQIGTDATNRLRMLKGNTGLTPNYLCRIGLCYSLNEPRPPNPQEYDNDGQTFNRYTLLGEHDALYMALLKERLIQEDKDPEEDLYDEFVAHLNRGVIRVHGNISDLSDFQALIPNSLKEDTDVEPDSGLP; encoded by the coding sequence ATGAGCAAAGAGTTCAACCGGATCCAGATCGGGACAGACGCCACGAATCGGCTACGAATGCTGAAAGGGAATACCGGACTCACACCGAACTACCTCTGCAGAATCGGCCTCTGCTACTCCCTGAACGAACCACGGCCGCCAAACCCACAGGAATACGATAACGACGGTCAGACGTTCAACCGGTACACCCTACTGGGAGAACACGACGCACTCTATATGGCCCTCCTGAAAGAGCGGCTGATTCAGGAGGACAAAGACCCGGAGGAAGATCTATACGACGAGTTCGTAGCCCATCTGAACCGTGGAGTGATCCGTGTTCACGGAAACATCAGCGACCTCAGCGACTTCCAAGCCTTGATCCCCAATAGCTTGAAAGAAGATACCGATGTGGAACCGGATAGTGGGCTACCATGA